The region TTTTACAGACGCCTGGAGCACATCAAAAAAGACATCCCGGAAGACCTGCAGCTAACCATCGGCTTCGACAACTCGCAGTACGTGCGGGCCTCCATTGCCGAGGTGCAGGAGACCATTATCGTCGCCTTTGCCCTGGTAGTGATCGTGATCTTCCTGTTCCTGCGCGACTGGCGCTCCACGCTGATTCCGGTGGTAGCCATACCGGTCTCCCTTATCGGCACCTTCTTCATCATGTATGTAATGGACTTCTCCATCAACGTGCTCACCCTGCTGGGCATTGTGCTGGCCATTGGCCTGGTAGTGGACGACGCCATCGTGATGCTGGAGAACATCTATTCTCGCATCGAAAAAGGAGAGCGGCCAATGCAGGCCGCCAAGAACGGCGCCAAGGAGATTTACTTTGCCATTATCTCCACCACTGTTGCCCTGGCGGCCGTGTTTATGCCGGTGGCCTTCCTGGAGGATACCACCGGCCGCCTGTTCCGTGAGTTCGGTATTGTGGTGGCTGGCTCGGTGATCATCTCCTCCTTCGTCTCGCTAACGCTCACGCCGATGATGTCCTCGCGCATCCTCAAGCACAGGGAAAGACCCAACTGGTTTTACCGTAAAACCGAGCCCTTCTTTGAGACCCTCACCGGTGGTTACCGCCGCAGCCTGGAGAGCTTTATGCGCGTGCGCTGGGTAGCTTTTATACTTATTGTGGCTTCTGCCGGTGCAATCTGGTGGCAAATGTCTACCCTGCAGTCTGAGTTGTCGCCTGAGGAAGACCGTGCCGGCCTTCGTATAAACGCCACAGGTCCGGAGGGTGCCTCTTTTGAGTTTATGGACGAGTACATGAACGAGCTGACCGCCCTGGTGAACGACTCGGTGCAGGGCATCTCCAGTATCACCTCCATGACGCGCAACGCAAACTCGGGCTTTATCCGCCTCCGCTTGGTCCCTTCGGACGAACGCAGCCAGACACAGCAGGAGATTGTGGAAAGCATGCCTTCCCTGATCAACCAGATACCGGGCGCCAGGGCCTTTGCCTCCGGCGATAAGGGCCTGGGCGGCGGGCGCGGTGCCGGCCAACCGGTACAGTTCGTGGTGCAGTCGCAGAACATGGACAAGCTACGCGAGATCATCCCGCCGTTCCTGGAGAAGGCCCAGCAGGATCCTACCTTCAGTTTCGTGGACGTGAACCTGAAGTTTAACAAGCCGGAGCTGCGCGTGGAGATTGACCGCGAGAAAGCCCAGAGCCTGGGTGTTTCCGTGCGTGATATCGCCCAAACCATCCAGCTTGGCCTAAGTGGCACCCGCTTTGGCTACTTCGTGAAAGGCGGAAAACAGTACCAGATCCTGGGGCAGGTAGCCCGAGAGAACCGCAGCGAGCCGCTGGACCTGCGCAGCCTCTACGTCAAGAGCAGCACCGGCGAGCTGATCCAGCTCGACAACCTGATCCAACTGAAGGAGGAAAGTGCCTCGCCGCAAGTATACCGCTTTAACCGCTTTGCGGCCGCTACCTTCAGCGCCACACTTAACAAAGGCAAGACCATTGGCGACGGTTTGGAGGTGATGGACGCTATTGCCGACGAAGTGCTCGATGAGACCTTCCAAACTACTCTTACCGGCCAATCCAGGGATTTCTCCGAAAGCTCAGGCAGTCTACTATTTGCCTTCTCGCTGGCACTGGGTCTTATTTACCTGGCGCTTGCCGCGCAGTTCGAGAGCTTCCGCGATCCGGCCATCATCATGTTCACCGTGCCGCTCGCCCTTTCCGGTGCCTTGCTCAGCCTCTGGTACTTCGACCAGACACTGAACATCTTCAGCCAGATCGGCATGATCATGCTGGTGGGCCTGGTAACCAAAAACGGCATCCTGCTGGTGGAGTTTGCCAACCAGCGTAAAGAAGAAGGCCTGTCGAAACTGGAGGCTGCCACGGATGCCGCCGTATCCCGCTTCCGCCCGATCCTGATGACCTCACTCTCCACTATCCTGGGTACCCTGCCTATTGCCCTGGCACTAGGCACTGGTGCGGAAAGCCGTATGCCAATGGGTATTGCCGTGGTAGGAGGCCTGATTCTGGCCACCGGCCTTACGCTCTACGTGATTCCCGCGATCTACTCCTACTTCTCCTCTGCGGAGGCAAATGTGATTGCTGAACTGGAAGAGGAAGAGGCTGAAGCCAAGAGACCAGAGTATGTGTAAGCAAGCCAACCCATTATTTAAGTATTTTAGCCAAAGGATTTTAACGCGATAGATCAAGTATAAATGTTTGCATACAGAGCCGCGGCGCTTTTCCTGGTCGGATTAGCACTACTACTTCCAAACCTGGCCCAGAGCCAGGAGCAGCTTTCGCTGGAGCAGGCCATCCGCATCGGACTACAAAACAACTATGACATTCGGATTGCCGGCAGGCAGGAAGCCATCTCCGAAAACAACGTGACGCTGGGTAACGCCGGCTTTCTGCCCAATGTAGACGGCAGGGCTTCCCGCACGTTCAGCGAGAACAACTCGCGGCAGGAGTTCCAGACCGGACCAGACCGCGTCCGGGACGGGGCTAGCTCCAACAACATGAGCTATGGCGTGAACCTGAACTGGGTGATCTTTGACGGCCTGGGCATGTTTATCAACCTGGAGCGGCTGAAGGCCCTGGAGAAGTCCGGGGAGTTGCTTACAAAGCAGACGATAGAGAACACCCTCGCCGACATCACGGCTAGTTATTTCGAGGTGGCCCGCCAATCTTCTAAGATAAAGGCGATACAGGATGCCATTGCCATTTCGGAGGCACGCGTGGAGATTGCCCAGGCCCAGTATGAGGTGGGCGTGAGCGCCAAAGTGGAGATTCTGCGCGCCCAGGTAGACTACAACGCCGACCGCTCGGAGCTGCTGCTGCAGGAGGAGGCGCTGCAAAACGCCAAAATCAACCTGAACCAACTGCTGGGCCGCAACCCCGATCTCGACTTTGTTGTGACGGACAGCATTATGGTGGACCCAACGGTGAACTACAGCGTGGCCGCCAACAGCCTGAACGCCGCCAACCCGCTGCTGCAGCGCCTGCAGCTGGAGCGCCAGCTGGCACACCTCGACATCCGGTCCGTGCGGGCCAGCCGCTTTCCGACGGTGAGCGTGCTGAGCGCCTATAACTTCAGCCGCTCCGAGGCAGAGCCACTAAACGAATTTCAGGCCCGCTTTAACCAGAACCGCGGCTACAACTATGGCCTCAGCCTGAACGTGCCGATCTTTAACGGCTTTAACATTAACCGCCAGGCGCAGAACGCCCGCATCAACCTGGAGACAGCCAACCTGGAGCTGCAGCGCGAGGAGAACCGCCTGCAGGCTGACCTGGCCCGCGCTTACAGCCAGTACACCAACCGCCTGCAACTGCTGGAGCTGGAGGAAAGCAACCTGAAACTGGCCCAGGAGAACGCCGAGATCGCCCTGGAGCGCTACAGGCTGGGCATCCTGACGGCCATCGAGCTACGCGAGGCACAGCGCAACGAGCTGGTGGCCTCTAACCGCCTCATCGATATACAATACCAGGCCAAGGCGGCTGAGATTGAGCTGAAACGGCTGAGCAGCACCCTGCTGCAGGAAACCCAAATGTAACCATACCGACTTTTAAAGTATAAAAGTATAGCCATGGCTATACTTTTATACTTTAAGGCTGTACCTTCCCTCTTCATATCTACCGAGATGGAGCTAGAGATATTCAAGACACTTGCCATATCGCTGGGTCTGGGGCTGCTGGTGGGGCTGCAGCGGCAGCACGATCAGTCGCAGTTGGCCGGCATCCGCACCTTTCCGCTCATCACCCTGTTTGGCACTCTTTCCGGCTTTTTGGCACAGGACTTCGGCGGCTGGGTCATAGCCGCCGGCATTCTGGGCTTGGCCGCCCTTGTGGCCGTTGCCAACATCATGCGCAGCAAAACCCCTGATTTTGACATTGGCCTGACGACAGAAGCGGCCGCCTTGCTCATGTTCGTGGTGGGTGCCTACCTGGTGCTGGGGCAAACGACTGTAGCCGTGGCCGTGGGCGCAACCGTGGCGGTGCTGCTCCACCTCAAGGAAACGCTTCACGGCATCGTCGCCAAGATCGGCCAGAGCGACCTGCGGGCGATCATGCAGTTTGTAGTCATCTCGCTGGTCATACTCCCCGTCCTACCCGACCGCACTTACGGCCCCTACAACGTGCTAAACCCGCACAACATCTGGCTCATGGTGGTGCTTATCGTAGGGCTGGGGCTGCTGGGTTACTTTGCCTACAAGATATTTGGCCAGAAATCGGGCACGGTACTAGGCGGTATCCTGGGAGGGTTGATCTCCAGCACGGCCACCACCGTGAGCTATGCCCGCCGCACCAAGGGCAACGACACCAGCAGCATGCTCGCCGCCCTTGTCATCTTCATTGCCTCGGCCGTTTCCCTCCTCCGCATTATAACCGAGGTGGCCGTCGTGGCTCCCAATACTCTCCCTACCGTTGCTCCTCCCCTTGCGGCTGTTTTCCTGCTGATGCTCGTACTTGGCGTGGTGCTGTACCTGTTCAAGGGCACTGACCACGACACGATGCCGGAGCAGGGAAATCCGGCCCAGCTTAAAACTGCCCTGGCTTTCGGGGCGGTCTATGCCGTGGTGATACTGGCCACGGCCTTTGCCAAAGACCAGCTCGGCAGCGGCGGCCTCTACATTGTGGCTATTATCTCCGGCCTTACCGATGTGGATGCCATTACCCTGTCCACCTCCCGCCTGATGCAGGTTGGCGACCTGAAACCAGCTAACGGGTGGAAACTTATCCTGGTGGCAGCCCTCTCGAACCTGGCTTTTAAGGCCGGACTGGTGGGCGTGCTGGGAAGCCGCGCGGTATTCGGCAAGGTGGCCATGCTGTTCGGGATAGTTTTAGCGGGGGGCTTGCTGGTGCTCTGGCTGTGGCCCCAGAGCTTTCAATTGCCCCTGCCTGAGTTACACTAGCCCGTGTGCCTGGGATTAATTACCTCCAGCAGCCACTTCTTCGCTTCCTGAACAATATTTTTTGCAGGGTTGCGGCAAACTGCGCCTGATTACGCGGGATAGTTTCAGAAATAAAAGTATATTGCTAATCAGAAAGGTTTGAGCGAACGGGTGCAGCAACTTGGTTAACGTATAACTGTACC is a window of Pontibacter kalidii DNA encoding:
- a CDS encoding TolC family protein; this encodes MFAYRAAALFLVGLALLLPNLAQSQEQLSLEQAIRIGLQNNYDIRIAGRQEAISENNVTLGNAGFLPNVDGRASRTFSENNSRQEFQTGPDRVRDGASSNNMSYGVNLNWVIFDGLGMFINLERLKALEKSGELLTKQTIENTLADITASYFEVARQSSKIKAIQDAIAISEARVEIAQAQYEVGVSAKVEILRAQVDYNADRSELLLQEEALQNAKINLNQLLGRNPDLDFVVTDSIMVDPTVNYSVAANSLNAANPLLQRLQLERQLAHLDIRSVRASRFPTVSVLSAYNFSRSEAEPLNEFQARFNQNRGYNYGLSLNVPIFNGFNINRQAQNARINLETANLELQREENRLQADLARAYSQYTNRLQLLELEESNLKLAQENAEIALERYRLGILTAIELREAQRNELVASNRLIDIQYQAKAAEIELKRLSSTLLQETQM
- a CDS encoding MgtC/SapB family protein, with the protein product MAILLYFKAVPSLFISTEMELEIFKTLAISLGLGLLVGLQRQHDQSQLAGIRTFPLITLFGTLSGFLAQDFGGWVIAAGILGLAALVAVANIMRSKTPDFDIGLTTEAAALLMFVVGAYLVLGQTTVAVAVGATVAVLLHLKETLHGIVAKIGQSDLRAIMQFVVISLVILPVLPDRTYGPYNVLNPHNIWLMVVLIVGLGLLGYFAYKIFGQKSGTVLGGILGGLISSTATTVSYARRTKGNDTSSMLAALVIFIASAVSLLRIITEVAVVAPNTLPTVAPPLAAVFLLMLVLGVVLYLFKGTDHDTMPEQGNPAQLKTALAFGAVYAVVILATAFAKDQLGSGGLYIVAIISGLTDVDAITLSTSRLMQVGDLKPANGWKLILVAALSNLAFKAGLVGVLGSRAVFGKVAMLFGIVLAGGLLVLWLWPQSFQLPLPELH
- a CDS encoding efflux RND transporter permease subunit, translated to MASLSNISIKRPVLAIVMSIAIMVFGFIGITYLGVREYPSVDPPIVNVRTSYVGANAETIESEITEPLEESINGIAGIRTLTSTSSEGSSNITVEFNLDVDLETAANDVRDRVARAQRRLPEDAEPPTVAKADADANPILFLGIRSENRTLLELSDIGMNVFKEQLQTIPGVSEIMIWGDKRYSMRLWMDPDKLAALRVTPLEVQNALARQNVELPSGSIEGATTELSVRTMGRISTPEEFNNLIVRQDADRLIRFRDIGYAQLAPENEKTVLRYNGIPMIGVVLVPQPGSNQIEIADEFYRRLEHIKKDIPEDLQLTIGFDNSQYVRASIAEVQETIIVAFALVVIVIFLFLRDWRSTLIPVVAIPVSLIGTFFIMYVMDFSINVLTLLGIVLAIGLVVDDAIVMLENIYSRIEKGERPMQAAKNGAKEIYFAIISTTVALAAVFMPVAFLEDTTGRLFREFGIVVAGSVIISSFVSLTLTPMMSSRILKHRERPNWFYRKTEPFFETLTGGYRRSLESFMRVRWVAFILIVASAGAIWWQMSTLQSELSPEEDRAGLRINATGPEGASFEFMDEYMNELTALVNDSVQGISSITSMTRNANSGFIRLRLVPSDERSQTQQEIVESMPSLINQIPGARAFASGDKGLGGGRGAGQPVQFVVQSQNMDKLREIIPPFLEKAQQDPTFSFVDVNLKFNKPELRVEIDREKAQSLGVSVRDIAQTIQLGLSGTRFGYFVKGGKQYQILGQVARENRSEPLDLRSLYVKSSTGELIQLDNLIQLKEESASPQVYRFNRFAAATFSATLNKGKTIGDGLEVMDAIADEVLDETFQTTLTGQSRDFSESSGSLLFAFSLALGLIYLALAAQFESFRDPAIIMFTVPLALSGALLSLWYFDQTLNIFSQIGMIMLVGLVTKNGILLVEFANQRKEEGLSKLEAATDAAVSRFRPILMTSLSTILGTLPIALALGTGAESRMPMGIAVVGGLILATGLTLYVIPAIYSYFSSAEANVIAELEEEEAEAKRPEYV